A window of Vibrio ishigakensis contains these coding sequences:
- a CDS encoding alpha-L-glutamate ligase-like protein, with product MFNQFTSPFKIRAKGIMGMNQRNHSYIGKYNDRSKFPLVDDKLKTKQIAELHGATTPALIGVISHQAEVKRIHKMVKDWPGFCIKPAQGSGGKGILVILSHKDGVYTKPSGDTVNEEDVERHISNTLAGLFSLGGKNDVAVVENLIKFDDCFDGFSYEGVPDVRIIVFKGYPVMAMMRLSTSASDGKANLHQGAVGVGVDIATGKAVRAVQYDLPVTHHPDTGKDLMSLQVPHWERLLVLASSAWEMTGLGYMGTDMVLDREEGPMVLELNARPGLAIQIANGTGLLPRLNHIENLGVTAEYPRPAERVAYAAKQFAAKFD from the coding sequence ATGTTTAATCAATTTACTTCGCCATTTAAGATCCGCGCCAAAGGCATTATGGGCATGAACCAGCGTAACCACAGTTACATTGGTAAATATAATGACCGTAGTAAATTTCCTTTGGTGGACGATAAGCTTAAAACCAAGCAAATCGCTGAGCTTCACGGGGCAACCACCCCTGCCCTGATTGGTGTTATTAGCCATCAAGCGGAAGTGAAGCGCATCCATAAAATGGTAAAAGACTGGCCGGGCTTTTGCATTAAGCCCGCTCAAGGAAGTGGTGGTAAAGGCATCCTAGTTATCCTGTCACACAAAGACGGCGTTTACACCAAGCCATCCGGTGATACGGTTAACGAAGAAGACGTAGAACGCCATATCAGTAACACACTAGCGGGTTTGTTCTCGCTAGGTGGCAAGAACGACGTGGCCGTAGTTGAGAACCTAATCAAGTTCGATGACTGCTTCGATGGTTTCAGTTACGAAGGTGTGCCTGATGTGCGTATTATCGTATTTAAAGGCTACCCTGTGATGGCTATGATGCGTCTATCTACCTCAGCATCAGATGGCAAGGCGAACCTTCACCAAGGTGCGGTAGGTGTTGGCGTTGATATTGCGACAGGCAAGGCTGTGCGAGCGGTTCAGTACGACCTTCCAGTAACCCACCACCCAGATACAGGTAAGGATCTAATGAGCCTTCAGGTGCCACACTGGGAGCGTCTGCTTGTTCTTGCCTCGAGCGCTTGGGAGATGACCGGACTCGGTTATATGGGTACCGACATGGTACTCGATCGTGAAGAAGGCCCTATGGTACTGGAACTGAATGCTCGTCCTGGACTGGCGATTCAGATCGCTAACGGTACTGGTCTACTACCCCGCCTCAATCATATCGAAAACCTTGGCGTTACCGCTGAGTATCCGAGACCGGCAGAGCGCGTTGCCTATGCGGCTAAGCAGTTTGCTGCCAAATTCGATTAA
- the cysS gene encoding cysteine--tRNA ligase, translated as MLKIYNTLTRQKEEFKPIHAGKVGMYVCGVTIYDLCHIGHGRTFVSFDVVSRYLRYLGYDLTFVRNITDIDDKIIKRANENGESCDSLTERLIGEMHADFDALNMKRPDIEPRATEFISEIVALVEKLIERGFAYVADNGDVMFEVGKFDQYGKLSGQDLEQLQAGARVDIEAAKRSPLDFVLWKMSKPGEPTWESPWGPGRPGWHIECSAMNSSILGDHFDIHGGGSDLQFPHHENEIAQSCCAHDTQYVNTWMHSGMVMVDREKMSKSLGNFFTIRDVLGHYDAETVRYFLMSGHYRSQLNYSEDNLNQARASLERLYTSLRGLDLSVEPAGGEEYVSRFTAAMNDDFNTPEAYSVLFEMAREINRIKGDDLEAASKLGALMRELADVIGILHQEPEAFLQGGQADDEVAEIEALIKLRNDSRASKDWANADLARDKLNEMGIVLEDGPEGTTWRRK; from the coding sequence ATGTTAAAGATCTACAACACACTCACTCGTCAAAAAGAAGAATTCAAACCAATTCATGCTGGCAAAGTAGGCATGTATGTGTGTGGGGTAACCATCTACGACTTATGTCATATCGGTCACGGTCGTACGTTCGTGTCTTTCGATGTTGTTTCTCGCTATCTAAGATATCTAGGTTACGACCTAACCTTCGTACGCAACATCACTGATATCGACGACAAGATCATCAAGCGTGCAAACGAAAACGGCGAGAGCTGTGACTCTCTAACCGAGCGTTTGATTGGCGAAATGCACGCTGACTTTGACGCGCTGAACATGAAGCGTCCAGATATCGAACCTCGTGCTACTGAGTTTATCTCTGAGATCGTAGCGCTGGTTGAAAAGCTTATTGAGCGCGGTTTCGCTTACGTTGCTGACAACGGTGACGTTATGTTTGAGGTGGGTAAGTTTGACCAATACGGCAAGCTTTCAGGCCAAGACCTAGAGCAACTTCAAGCCGGTGCTCGTGTTGATATTGAAGCAGCAAAACGTAGCCCACTAGATTTCGTGCTGTGGAAGATGTCTAAGCCAGGCGAACCTACTTGGGAATCTCCATGGGGTCCAGGTCGTCCAGGTTGGCACATCGAGTGTTCTGCGATGAACTCTTCAATCCTAGGTGATCACTTTGACATTCACGGTGGTGGTTCTGATCTTCAGTTCCCACACCATGAGAATGAAATTGCTCAGTCATGCTGCGCCCACGATACCCAGTATGTAAATACTTGGATGCACAGCGGTATGGTAATGGTTGACCGCGAAAAGATGTCTAAATCTCTAGGCAACTTCTTCACAATCCGTGACGTACTTGGTCATTACGATGCAGAAACTGTGCGTTACTTCCTAATGTCAGGTCACTATCGTAGCCAGCTGAACTACAGCGAAGATAATCTAAACCAAGCGCGTGCTTCACTAGAACGTCTCTATACCTCACTACGTGGTCTTGATCTAAGCGTTGAGCCTGCGGGCGGTGAAGAATATGTATCTCGCTTCACGGCAGCAATGAACGATGACTTCAACACTCCAGAGGCATACTCTGTGCTGTTTGAAATGGCGCGTGAAATCAACCGTATTAAGGGCGATGACCTGGAGGCGGCGAGTAAGCTAGGTGCGCTAATGCGTGAATTGGCAGACGTTATCGGTATCCTTCATCAAGAGCCAGAAGCCTTCTTACAGGGCGGCCAAGCTGATGATGAAGTTGCAGAAATCGAAGCGCTGATCAAACTGCGCAACGACTCTCGTGCTTCTAAAGATTGGGCTAATGCTGATCTTGCACGTGACAAACTTAACGAGATGGGTATCGTGCTAGAAGACGGCCCTGAAGGCACTACGTGGCGTCGTAAGTAA
- a CDS encoding ATP-dependent zinc protease family protein gives MLKHIVILSGVLVLSGCVSSQKAQEEERQFRQESMQAIETSEQNITQQLDALRTTIESQNSTIVSLQDNVSVLSRRVDNLAKQNARQLLDESQKKPEPIVIPATPIAETQTVLGSIEMVEFEQINQSFEARIDTGAATSSLNAVDIQEFERNGNKWVRFNLSTDKEEDAEPVWMEAPLIRYAKVRQSNTAKAERRAVIELWIKLGDIREKAQFTLADRSHMTHAVLLGREFIKDIALVDVSKTYVQTKPQQQ, from the coding sequence ATGCTCAAGCACATTGTCATCTTATCCGGTGTTTTAGTACTTTCCGGATGTGTTAGCTCTCAAAAAGCTCAAGAGGAAGAGAGACAATTTAGACAGGAGTCGATGCAAGCTATTGAGACCTCAGAGCAGAATATTACGCAGCAGCTAGATGCCCTGAGAACCACAATAGAATCCCAAAATTCAACCATAGTCAGCCTACAAGACAATGTATCTGTACTATCGAGAAGAGTAGACAATCTGGCTAAGCAGAACGCAAGACAACTGCTTGATGAAAGTCAGAAGAAACCAGAACCGATTGTGATTCCTGCGACGCCTATTGCAGAGACACAAACCGTGCTTGGCTCAATTGAAATGGTCGAGTTCGAACAGATCAACCAGAGCTTTGAAGCGCGTATCGATACCGGCGCTGCGACCTCGTCGCTAAACGCGGTCGATATTCAAGAATTTGAGCGTAACGGCAATAAGTGGGTGCGTTTCAACCTATCTACGGATAAGGAAGAGGATGCCGAGCCAGTATGGATGGAGGCGCCACTGATTCGCTACGCTAAGGTACGTCAATCCAACACTGCGAAAGCAGAGCGACGTGCCGTGATTGAGCTTTGGATTAAGCTGGGCGATATCCGTGAGAAAGCACAATTTACTTTGGCAGACCGCAGCCATATGACTCATGCGGTACTTTTGGGACGCGAGTTTATCAAGGACATCGCATTAGTAGACGTAAGCAAGACTTACGTTCAAACAAAACCACAACAGCAGTGA
- the lpxH gene encoding UDP-2,3-diacylglucosamine diphosphatase: MRTLFISDLHLTPDREDITAAFETFMRHDTKGADAVYILGDLFEFWVGDDDDTPFNVKILEIIKDLVDSGVPCFFVQGNRDFLVGQRFTKRTGATLLGDETLIDLYGRATLIMHGDTLCTDDVKYQEFRAKVHQKWLQWVYNHTPLSWRKKLVKKVQSDAKSEKQTKSYDIMDVNKDAVLDAMARHNADLLIHGHTHRPAFHDLENNKQRIVLGDWYTNSSILEVTADNIELISSPL, encoded by the coding sequence ATGCGTACACTCTTTATTTCCGACCTGCACCTGACGCCCGACCGCGAAGATATCACTGCCGCGTTCGAAACCTTTATGCGTCACGATACCAAAGGAGCGGATGCGGTTTATATCCTAGGTGACCTATTTGAATTCTGGGTGGGTGACGACGATGACACGCCATTCAATGTGAAGATTCTAGAGATCATCAAGGACCTGGTCGATTCGGGTGTTCCTTGTTTCTTTGTACAAGGAAACCGAGACTTCCTAGTTGGACAACGCTTTACTAAACGCACTGGCGCAACACTACTCGGCGACGAGACCCTTATCGATCTCTATGGCCGTGCAACGCTCATCATGCACGGCGATACCTTGTGTACCGATGACGTTAAGTATCAAGAATTTCGCGCTAAGGTTCATCAAAAATGGCTTCAGTGGGTCTATAACCACACTCCTCTCAGCTGGCGCAAAAAGCTAGTTAAGAAGGTACAAAGCGATGCAAAAAGCGAAAAGCAAACTAAGTCTTACGACATTATGGACGTGAACAAAGACGCTGTGCTTGACGCTATGGCGCGTCACAATGCAGACCTACTTATTCATGGTCATACTCACAGACCCGCCTTTCACGACTTAGAAAACAATAAACAGCGTATCGTTTTAGGTGATTGGTATACTAACAGCTCTATATTAGAGGTCACTGCCGATAATATAGAATTGATATCTAGCCCTTTATAA
- a CDS encoding thymidine kinase has translation MAQLYFYYSAMNAGKSTTLLQSAFNYQERGMNPIVFTAALDNRYGVGKVTSRIGLQSDAHLFDNQTDLYTMMKEFSDEAKYHCVLVDESQFLTKEQVYQLTEVVDKLRVPVLCYGLRTDFQGELFEGSRHLLAWADKLVELKTICHCGRKANMVIRTDEHGNPIAEGDQVAIGGNDKYVSVCRIHYKEALNK, from the coding sequence TTGGCTCAGCTATATTTTTACTATTCAGCGATGAACGCAGGTAAATCAACTACTTTATTGCAATCGGCGTTTAACTATCAAGAGCGTGGAATGAACCCTATTGTGTTTACCGCAGCACTAGATAATCGCTATGGGGTAGGTAAGGTGACTTCGCGTATCGGCCTTCAATCGGATGCGCATCTGTTTGATAATCAAACGGACCTGTACACCATGATGAAAGAGTTCAGCGATGAAGCAAAATATCACTGTGTGCTGGTGGATGAGAGCCAGTTCCTGACCAAAGAACAGGTGTATCAACTGACTGAAGTGGTAGATAAGCTGAGAGTACCTGTACTTTGTTATGGCCTTCGTACTGACTTCCAAGGTGAGTTATTCGAGGGTAGTCGTCATCTTTTAGCTTGGGCCGATAAACTGGTTGAGCTGAAGACTATTTGTCACTGTGGTCGTAAGGCGAATATGGTGATCCGTACTGACGAGCATGGCAACCCAATCGCTGAGGGTGATCAGGTGGCCATAGGTGGCAACGACAAGTACGTATCTGTATGTCGTATTCACTATAAAGAAGCGCTGAATAAGTAA
- a CDS encoding peptidylprolyl isomerase translates to MITLHTNHGDIKIELNHDKAPITAANFEQYCKDGFYDNTLFHRVIDGFMIQGGGMTSGLREKATRDSIKNEANNGLSNEVGTLAMARTMEPHSASSQFFINVNNNTFLDFKSEDMQGWGYCVFGKVVEGMDVVNKIKGVSTGSMGMHQDVPLEEVIITGTTIA, encoded by the coding sequence ATGATCACCCTTCACACCAACCACGGTGATATCAAGATTGAACTGAACCACGACAAAGCACCTATCACAGCGGCTAACTTCGAACAGTATTGTAAAGACGGCTTCTATGACAACACGCTTTTCCACCGCGTTATTGATGGTTTCATGATTCAAGGTGGCGGTATGACTTCTGGTCTTCGCGAAAAAGCAACTCGCGATTCGATCAAGAACGAAGCAAACAACGGCCTAAGCAACGAAGTAGGTACTCTTGCAATGGCACGTACTATGGAACCGCACTCAGCGAGCTCTCAATTCTTCATCAACGTTAACAACAACACCTTCCTAGACTTCAAATCTGAAGACATGCAAGGTTGGGGTTACTGTGTATTCGGCAAAGTAGTTGAAGGCATGGACGTAGTAAACAAGATCAAGGGCGTAAGCACCGGCAGCATGGGTATGCACCAAGATGTTCCTCTAGAGGAAGTTATCATCACTGGTACTACTATCGCTTAA
- a CDS encoding inactive transglutaminase family protein, which produces MTSRVPFYIFIALLIVAGATLMIQRHDSYGVPWTPGESRELWDVEARVELVANGEPVTVSLAAPSTQNGYTLVDESTSSPGYGVAFVTSDIGRRAEWTIRHAEGPQTIYYKAQFLVDPQAKVKPLQPEEIEPPTFDGPQEAAAQAIIAEATERSANDQTFARELIRKLNDENSQNAALLLNQFTKPEALAALLSYAEVPNKTVGVIQLEDGRRRQTIQPMVEVWNGEDWTLFNAETGAQGQDENTLIWDESNVSLLDVTGGRNSQVLFSMIAQDISPRAATASKVRSDDLLNFSIHSLPLEEQSMFKTIMLIPIGALIVVFLRILIGLKTSGTFMPVLIAVAFVQTQLVTGIVGFLLIVGTGLVIRSYLSKLNLLLVARISAVIITVILIISVFTIVAFNIGLVEGLSITFFPMIILSWTIERMSILWEEEGAKEVMLQGGGSLLTAVLVYLAMTNTYVQHLTFNFIGVQLIVLAAILMLGNYTGYRLTELRRFKPLAED; this is translated from the coding sequence ATGACTTCACGAGTGCCGTTTTATATTTTTATCGCCTTGTTGATCGTCGCGGGTGCTACGTTAATGATCCAGCGCCACGACTCCTACGGGGTACCTTGGACTCCAGGCGAAAGCCGAGAGCTCTGGGATGTGGAAGCGCGCGTTGAGCTAGTCGCAAACGGGGAGCCAGTAACGGTTTCTCTTGCTGCGCCTAGCACGCAAAACGGCTATACCCTAGTCGATGAGTCAACCTCATCACCAGGCTATGGCGTTGCTTTCGTTACTTCGGACATCGGTCGCCGCGCGGAATGGACCATACGTCACGCTGAAGGCCCGCAAACCATTTATTATAAGGCACAGTTCCTTGTAGACCCTCAGGCTAAGGTTAAACCCCTACAGCCTGAAGAGATCGAACCGCCAACGTTCGATGGCCCCCAAGAAGCTGCCGCTCAAGCCATCATCGCAGAAGCCACTGAGCGAAGTGCCAACGATCAAACCTTTGCTCGTGAGCTTATTCGTAAACTAAACGATGAGAACAGCCAGAACGCTGCGCTACTTCTAAATCAGTTTACTAAGCCTGAAGCGCTAGCTGCCCTACTCTCTTACGCTGAAGTACCTAACAAAACCGTTGGCGTTATTCAGCTAGAAGACGGTCGCCGTCGTCAGACCATACAACCTATGGTTGAGGTGTGGAATGGCGAGGATTGGACGCTGTTCAATGCTGAGACTGGTGCGCAAGGGCAAGATGAGAACACCCTTATCTGGGATGAGTCTAACGTATCACTACTGGACGTAACTGGCGGTCGTAACAGCCAAGTGCTGTTCTCTATGATTGCTCAGGATATCTCCCCTCGCGCAGCAACGGCGAGCAAGGTGCGTTCTGATGACCTGCTAAATTTCTCAATCCATAGCCTGCCCCTAGAAGAGCAATCGATGTTTAAGACCATCATGCTTATCCCTATCGGTGCGCTTATCGTAGTATTCCTGCGTATTCTGATTGGTTTGAAGACCTCAGGTACCTTTATGCCAGTTCTGATTGCGGTAGCTTTCGTACAGACACAACTGGTCACAGGTATTGTCGGCTTCCTATTGATTGTAGGTACAGGTCTGGTTATTCGAAGTTACCTGTCCAAGCTTAACCTCTTGTTGGTGGCGCGAATATCGGCGGTGATCATTACCGTTATCCTGATCATTTCTGTGTTCACCATCGTTGCATTCAACATAGGTCTGGTTGAGGGTCTATCTATTACCTTCTTCCCAATGATCATCCTATCTTGGACTATCGAGCGTATGTCTATCCTATGGGAAGAAGAAGGTGCGAAAGAGGTAATGCTTCAAGGCGGTGGCTCACTACTGACTGCGGTGCTTGTATACCTTGCAATGACCAATACCTATGTGCAGCACCTAACGTTCAACTTTATCGGCGTACAGCTAATCGTACTGGCGGCGATCCTAATGCTAGGTAACTACACGGGTTATCGTTTGACAGAGCTTCGTCGCTTCAAACCTCTGGCGGAGGATTAA